In Girardinichthys multiradiatus isolate DD_20200921_A chromosome 18, DD_fGirMul_XY1, whole genome shotgun sequence, a single window of DNA contains:
- the si:ch211-151h10.2 gene encoding uncharacterized protein si:ch211-151h10.2, giving the protein MEEEREDGAGAAAENQQQQSLIQTQNEGPLKGKLWSQTLRTFCCFVPVAAVWFVCQLEALPHPSLPLEHVCCRVLLVCLLWAVLAAGIYVLRCCLRPGQNQDKPLQRKQQVVKPGNHRNLYSRQLSRMPSTRTPGIEVPLALALTDSLLLCVLQEPLEDPSVSHIEALHSRLEAVAHTLEKVNFGSEVILEEVGQGTRLSGKLNLLCAYLEQRIGSLQALVQVQTDFESSVKDLLQGLDGLWSQLEELHTGVTLTKKDSQGNKDPASTQADAECLVSVLAQYQNKLQSCQDHQKDSTQLLQDLTWSHTHISSKVNSGSESVWPELLLQSNIEEFDKVQESFSSLEQQTATFKTHLQGLGKENQTEPVGALVYTNGADSMVLLDLPLRSSTPLVTKTRSPLSLRERSALKFPSAMGCLPKPGKKK; this is encoded by the exons TTTGattcaaacacaaaatgaaggTCCGCTCAAAGGGAAATTATGGTCCCAGACTCTGAGGACATTCTGCTGTTTCGTCCCAGTGGCTGCAGTGTGGTTTGTCTGCCAGCTGGAGGCGCTGCCGCACCCCTCTCTGCCACtggagcatgtgtgctgcagggTGTTGTTAGTGTGTTTGCTGTGGGCAGTTCTGGCAGCAGGTATTTACGTCCTAAGGTGCTGCCTGCGGCCAGGACAGAACCAG GATAAACCTCTACAGAGAAAACAGCAGGTGGTCAAGCCTGGAAACCACAGAAATCTGTATTCACG TCAGCTCTCCAGGATGCCCTCGACAAGGACCCCAGGCATTGAGGTTCCTCTGGCCCTGGCTCTGACCGACAGTCTGCTGCTGTGTGTGCTTCAAGAGCCCCTGGAGGACCCCTCTGTGTCCCACATTGAGGCTCTCCACTCCAGGCTGGAG GCGGTGGCTCACACACTGGAGAAGGTGAACTTTGGGTCGGAGGTGATACTGGAGGAGGTGGGCCAAGGCACAAGGCTTTCAGGCAAACTAAACCTCCTCTGTGCTTACCTGGAGCAGAG GATTGGATCCCTGCAGGCTCTGGTCCAGGTGCAGACAGATTTTGAGTCCAGTGTTAAAGACTTGCTGCAGGGCCTGGATGGGCTCTGGAGCCagttggaggagctgcacactGGGGTGACACTAACCAAGAAGGACAGCCAGGGCAACAAAGACCCGGCTTCAACCCAGGCAGATGCTGAG TGCTTGGTTTCAGTGTTGGCTCAGTATCAGAACAAACTGCAGTCCTGTCAGGATCATCAGAAGGACAGCACGCAGCTCTTACAG GACTTAACCTGGAGTCACACTCACATCAGCAGCAAGGTGAACAGTGGCAGCGAGTCCGTCTGGCCCGAGCTTTTGCTTCAGTCCAACATTGAGGAG TTTGACAAGGTCCAGGAGAGTTTCAGCTCTCTGGAGCAGCAGACCGCCACCTTCAAGACCCACCTCCAGGGACttggaaaagaaaatcagaCAGAACCTGTTGGGGCCCTTGTTTATACTAACGGGGCCGATTCGATGGTACTTTTGGATTTGCCTCTGAGGAGTTCAACCCCTCTAGTGACAAAAACACGCTCTCCTTTATCACTGCGCGAGAGGTCAGCGCTCAAGTTTCCCTCCGCGATGGGATGCCTGCCCAAACCTGGGAagaaaaagtga